The stretch of DNA GATAACTTGCAATAATAAATCCGACGGTacttaacgttttttttttgtagtgataactctttaaatttttagaaaacaatcttttaaaaattaatcctaATTAACAAGCTACTTTTAAAATTTGCCAACTTGGAGCTAAATTTTATCTCATATATGTTAACAtactttttatttgaaattttttatgcacGGGTAATAgaaataacaattaaaatgaGAGTAATTATTCAAatcagttttcaaaaaatttaaaagcagACATTTTAgtccttgaaaaaaaattaatacagaGATCAATCTTTAAGATTGCGTTTGTTTTTTAGAACAGGACAAGACAAGATACTGAGAACAAGACATAAAgaacagagacacaaaattttgtgttattgtattttgtttggtgttaaactagaataaattatgaaaatccaatttattctcatttttttcattcaaaaaatttaagacaaaaaatataataatgaaaaatataattatgaaaaattaacaagaataataaaagaaaaaatgaaaaataagttgtgtttcttgttagtgtctccgtgtccttcctgtcaggatggacacaaaatacactaattcagtgttTTTGAACACAATGTCTCTGTTCATGTCTCCTCTGTCAAACACCATTTTGTACCTCTGTGTCCTGTCTCTGTAAACAAACGTAGCCTAAGGTTTTACTTCAGGAGACAAATCAGTCCTTAGTCTATTTTTTGGCagagtaattacccaaatcagtctccaaaaattttaaaagagaatATTTTAATCgccaagaaaaattaatacacagatcaaTCTCAATGTTTTTTGTCAAATAAAACAGTCCCTATccattttacttttactatatatcaacctttattattattagcttaGTTTTGTGCATGTGAACGATGACACTAGTATATTGATGCATTTTTtcgttaaaaagaaaaagtgaataatgatgctttaaaattcaaattaaaatatatttttttaaattataaatcaaaataattcttttgttttttaccAAGTTAACATCAttgtcaaaaattttatatgcatTATTAACTTTTATGTATAAATCTTATATGTATTATTAACTTTTATGTATAGACAATATAAAGGAGATAAAATCAATTTAACTCCCTAAATTTGGTACTAAATTTATTAAATCCCATCTTGTAttcatatgtttttttttgtgacacatcttatttatatttaggaCTGGCAATTCATATCTTACCCGTGAATATTCAACCTGATCCAACCTGATCCAACCCGTTTGGGTAGGATATACTACCCGGCGTACTGTCTGGGTATGTTTGCGGGTAAGGTAGGGTACGGGTTTAGGGTGTACCCTATTCTACCCAACCCGCACCTcatatataacacatattttataaaaattaggtaTATAGTGAAGGAAGTGAGAGTTGAATCCAAAACATCTCTTATATAATGACTTACAATAAGTGAACAATCACtaaattagttagttaatttagtaGTTTAAagcattaattttttattttttatgttattaatatgtataaaattcgaaatgattgaattttatatttattttaaaaaaatttgatatttctgCAAGTAGGGTAGGGTTTAAATTTTAGggtgcgggtagggttagggttgagaaATTCTCAATTCGCAGGTAGGATAGGATagagttttaattaaattttcaacCTGTGAATAGAGTTAGAGTAGGGTCCAacccctaccctaccctaccctacccattaCCAGCCCTATTTATACTCATATTTTCTCGTTATCTTTTTCTCTCCATCCGATATGTAACAAATTATCGAAAACTTTGTATCAAGATTGGTGGAAATTTTATAGTGCAGaggaagaaaacataaaaaagataATCCAAAAGACATgtgtattaaaaaataaaatgaacttgAAGTTGAAGGCAAGGCAAgaatgaataaaatattttaggaaaaataatcatttttattcataattattcGTAATGTCAACAAAATTACTTACCAAATAATGAAATTTATACCCATAAAAGATGAATTATGTAtccaaaaaatattcaattcttaaattttttttatcttttatctacATCATCAGTATcagcatcaattttttttctctcaaactCCCTCTATCACCATCACTACTTGCAACACACTTATTAAACTACTCTTCCATTTCAATCtatgacaacaataaaaaagtcTCGTGACCCACAAATTCAGTCTAACATATTcataattcaatcaatcaataattaataaaaaatttttaatctttttcttttcttttcttattttttcacaattttatcaaCACTACATCACCATAATTACCACAAGTATTATCGTCACTACTAACACCACCATAACACCACCATAGACATAAAACACTGCGTTTCTTGGTTGTATCAACCTCTTCGTTTCCCTCCATCCATAACCAAAAGACCCTAAACCCCACTCTCTCTTCTTGATTTTATAGAGAGAACCTCCTTATAATGTTAACTCTCTCATCTCATTTCTCACATTTTTGTTGTTAATAGAATTTTTTTGTGGATTACCTTTCTTCTTACTCactttgtttcttttgattgtatcATATTTTTAAGATGAATGAGGACCTTCTTACTGTAACTTAAATCATCAAtctgatcttttttttttatgcaacaaaaaaaaaattgacatctGAATTTTGTATATCTATTAGACTATTACTAAAGGTTACCTTatgagattttaaattttttctcttactgtcaaatttaataactttttatattatgattTAGGAGTACCGTGAATTTTTCTCCAATTCTATCAAGGTTTGAATTATAGGATAAGGATAAGGATATGGataagtttaattttgtttttctgtgagtaattttgtcaatattttaaatattgatagataaaaatggttatttttcaatattttaaatttgatgattgttatctaataatttttaattaataacttcACATGAAAGTGAATACATGTAAATTTTTATCCTGTTATAATGCTTAAGAAAATATATCTAACttgctaaaaaaaataaaaattacctatAAAGACTTAAtggaaaatttttaataagagtaaagtattgtttttgtctcCAACGTTTGAGGTAAGTTCTTTTTGCATCTCAAACATTTAAATCgtcttatttgtatttttaacgtttataaaagtgattcaatgttatcttGGCGTCAATTATACTAATAGATCAGattgtatttttctattattcctACTTAGATGTATTTATTCTCAATTAGATCTCACTTGGATatgttcaattttaatattgtactcaaaatttttgttaaagttcaattatgtccctaaaaaagtgaattatgtaaatgttaCAGTGATTAGTTTCaacatttgtattctaacttcaagaggaaatttttaaaattctaactaAAGCAcatgatgtgtaattgacaACAGGATAACAttaaatcacttttacaaacgttagggatacaaataggacgatttaaatgttatggacacaaataggacttaccctagacgttggggacaaaaacgatactttactcttttaatAATCTAGTATAGAAATtcagttataaattttttaactataaagagctaattaaaattttaataaaacatcaaaactataaaaaccaataaaataattaaacattattattgCGTTCTTATGACatttcttttatcctatttaacAAGTTTTTATTCTTCCTTACCCTATATGCTGTACTAGTACTGCTATAGTTCCAAATATAAACTACCAAGCACTGATTGTGATTGTGAACAAGTTATGGAGATCATAAACATTTAACAGGTCCAACTAAAGCAAGTGCTTCCTTAAGAGCCATCAAAAGATGTTGAGGATGATCCTCTATTCTAGCAGCTCCACCATATTCAGATTGCATTGATCTCAATACTCTACCAACAATCTAAGCAAACATACAATCATCATTTGATAAATTGCCATGTACAAGTTGGATCCATaaggaagaaaacaaaggatGGAAAGTAAACAACATCTTACCTTCCGTGCATAGCCTCCGTAAGCTATACCGCCGATTAAGGCGTCTGGCGAATTCGACGAATCGACTACAATAGATGTTGTTTGAAATAGTCCTTTTTTTCTCAATCCATCAATTGTGTGAGCATTAGTGCCACCAGCAAGTTGAAGGAAGCCTACCATGCAAGTTCAcagattttgttacaaaacTGAAGGTTTTCAAGGACCATGTATTTATATGTATGGATTATTGAATACAAACCGGGAGGTCGGTTTTTCGCTTTTGCCAATTCGATAGCAAAGGCGATTGTTTCCTTGGTTGCTCCTCTCCCGATGTCTCCACTCATCGGCCGGCCGTCCAACTTCATTTGTGTATATAGCAAACAtggttttgttaaaaaaaatgaggCATAAAAGGCTCATTAACAATGTTGAGATTGTTGAACTCATAGAAACGCAGACCTGCCATAAGTTGAAGCATTGAAGATTTGGTTTCATAATGGAGAACATCTCATTCATAGAGGGTATTGTTGAATCTCCACCATTAGGTAAGCTAACCtggataatttttgttttatgttaATCTCTTTACTCAAATGCAAATACCCTATAGGGTGTGTTTGGAATGAAAAAATATGGaaatgattttatttaaatcaaatattttctaataatttatgGGAGGCACCACTTACTGCTATTAACTTTAAGTTTTCTACTGAATTCCCTAAAGCACACCAGAGCTCTTTGAATTGTGCACTCTGCCTGCAAAAAGAACGCATGATAATGTTAGAGATGTAACCATTTATGCAAGAATTTTTATGACTTAAAGGTTTAGAATTCAATCCTTGTTGACCCCAAAAGAAAGAATTTCAGCATAAGGccaataaaaagagaaagaaagccTTGAAAAAAACTTGCAAACTCAAAAGAGGCTCGTGTGTGAGAGGGTATGTTAga from Arachis duranensis cultivar V14167 chromosome 4, aradu.V14167.gnm2.J7QH, whole genome shotgun sequence encodes:
- the LOC107483441 gene encoding uncharacterized protein LOC107483441, which translates into the protein MGAVDCIDCAADASVVSAVNEGILAAKEIAGLQKKPWVMISVNDDKDLHFRKAEFDPENCPANCSRPCEIVCPANAISFLGKSASGTSSNTELPRFLVDGVITERCYGCGRCLPVCPYDKIREVTYVRDAATTADLLRRNDVDAMEIHTSGRQSAQFKELWCALGNSVENLKLIAVSLPNGGDSTIPSMNEMFSIMKPNLQCFNLWQLDGRPMSGDIGRGATKETIAFAIELAKAKNRPPGFLQLAGGTNAHTIDGLRKKGLFQTTSIVVDSSNSPDALIGGIAYGGYARKIVGRVLRSMQSEYGGAARIEDHPQHLLMALKEALALVGPVKCL